The genomic region CAACGGGCGCCTGGAGGACATCGCGGCGGCGGCGGCGATCCTGCGCGGGCGGCGGATCGCCCCGGGCGTGCGCCTGCTGGTCATCCCCGCCTCCCGGGAGGTCCTGGAGGAGGCCCTGCGGCGGGGCTTCATCCAGACCCTGGTGGAAGCGGGGGCGATGATCGGGATTCCGGGCTGCGGCCCGTGCATGGGCAACCATATGGGGATCCCGGCCCCCGGGGAGGTCGTGATCTCCTCCGGCAGCCGGAACTTCCGGGGGCGGATGGGGACGCCGGACGCGGAGATCTACCTGGCCAGCCCGGCGGTGGTGGCCGCCAGCGCCCTGCGGGGAGTGATCACGGATCCCCGGGAGATCGCAACTTGAAGAACCGACGCTTAGGGAGCCGGAGGGCCCGGATGCGTCGCCCGCTGCGCCAGCCAGCGCCGGACCTGATCCTGCGCCCACTGCGCATCCGCCGGTGGGAGCGGCAGGGGCGGGATCGGCCCGGTGTAGTCGATCTGCTCCGCATATCGAGCGCGTTCATAAACCTCGTCGAGGGCTTTCTGCAAGTCCAGCGGCGCATCCGGGAACGGGGGCCGCAACGGAACCGCCACCACCGGCAGGGGATCCCGCAGATCGATGAACCAGACCAACAGGCCGGGATGTTGCGGCCGGTAGAGGGCGACCACGTAATCGCTGCGCCCGGCCAGCGGCTCCGGCCGGCTCCCCGCCCGGAGCAGATCGATCTCCAGCCAGTTGGCGCCGCCCTGCAGGAGCAGCCGACGCTTCTCCTGCATGGCCTGCTGTCCCCGCGATCCCTTCACCTTGTTGGCCGGCGACAACACCTCGATCGCGGTGACGACCTGATGCGTGCGGGCGTCCCGGATCTCCAGGTAGGCATCCCGGATCTCAGGCTCCACCAGGGCTTCCACTACCGTCGGCCTATGGAAGGATCACCGGCGTTCGGACCTATACGCGCTTCCATTGTATCGGATCCGCCCTTCAGCGTCAGTGAGAGGCACGGAGATCCCGGTGGGTCAGGAGGGGATCAGCGATGCGGCTGCGAGGACGTGTGTGGAAATATGGGGACCACGTCAACACCGATGTGATCTTCCCGGGCAAATACACGTATACAATCACCGACCCGGCGGAGATGGCCCGCCATGCCCTGGAGGATCTCGACCCGCGCTTCGCCCGCGAGGTGCGGCCCGGGGACATCATCGTGGCGGGGCGGAACTGGGGGTGCGGCTCCTCCCGAGAGCAGGCGGTGGTCGCCCTGAAGGCCGCGGGGGTGCGAGCGATCGTCGCCAAATCCTTCGCCCGCATCTACTTCCGCAACGCCGTCAACCACGGCCTGCTGCCCATCGTCTGCCCGGAGGCGGTGGAGGCCATCGAGCCCGGGGAGGAGATCGAGATCGACCTGGAGGCGCACTGCATCCGCTGTCGCGCGGGGAGCTTCCCCTTCCCGCCCCTCTCCCCCACGATCCGGGAGATCCTGGAGGCCGGAGGGCTGCTCCCCATGCTCTGCCGCCGGCTGGGCCTGCCGTTCCCCCCGGAAAACATCGGCGGAGCGGGCGGCGACTGAAACGAACCGGGCGGGACCTGGCAGAGGGTCCCGCCCGATCCACCAGGCGGAGGGGGAGGGATTCGAACCCTCGAGGGGGGCTTTTCGCACCCCCCACCGCTTAGCAGGCGGTTCCGTTAGGCCACTCCGGCACCCCTCCGGGCGATGCCCTCAGGCGGAGGGAGGGGGATTCGAACCCCCGAGGAGGCGCTCAGGCCTCCCAGCGGTTTTCAAGACCGCCGCCTTCAGCCGCTCGGCCATCCCTCCATCCGCAATTATGCCCGACCTGGGCCGCCCCGTCAAGCCGGGGCGCCTCACCCGCAGAGCGCGTCTCCTCTCCGCCTCGAACGGAGAGAGCTTTCCAAATCCCCCGCTTCGGATATAATGATCTTGACCTTTCGGCCGGGAACTTCGAATGATCCCGATCAGCGACAGTCCGCGAAGCCGCACGATCCCGATCGTCAACTGGACCCTGATCCTGGTCAACGTCTTGGTTTTCCTGCTGGAGCTGTCCATGCCTCCTCGGGCATTGGATCGTTTCCTCTTCGCCTGGGGCGCGGTGCCGGTGCGGGTGTGGGGAGCCTTGCTGGGGCAGGCCGATCCCTTCTGGCTGGTCACGCTGATCACCAGCCAGTTCCTGCACGGGGGATGGGCCCATATCCTGGGCAACATGCTCTACCTGTGGGTGTTCGGGGACAACGTGGAAGACCGGATGGGACACCTGCGTTATCTGGTCTTCTACTTGCTCTGCGGGGTCATCGCCGGCCTGATCCAGACCCTGGTCCTCTTCGGCTCGCGGGTGCCGCTGATCGGGGCCAGCGGAGCCATCGCCGGGGTGCTGGGCGCCTACCTGGTGCTCTATCCGGGAGCCCGGGTGACCGTGCTGGCCCCTTATTTCTTCTTCGGCCTGGGCTTCTTCGAGGTCCCCGCCGCCCTGCTGCTGGTCATGTGGTTCCTGTTGCAATTCATCAATGGCATGGCGGCCATCACCACTGCCAGCCCCTCCGTCGGCGGCATCGGCTGGTGGGCCCATATCGGCGGGTTCGTGGCCGGCTACCTCCTGGTCCGCCTGTTCGCCCGACCCCAGCGCCCCCGCCCGATGCTTCCCTATGACTTCTACGATCCATATCGATGGTAGCGAGGCGCCGGGAGCCTCCCACTTCCCACCAAGCCCTAAAGCGAATAAAATTTCTAATCAAAATGCGAACCTGGGGTTTTTCCGGGCTCTGAGTCACGCGCCCGAAAGGGCACCGGGGACTTCCGCTCAATCCGAGTCGATCCGAAATCCGGAGGAGTATTCCATGGAAGATCGAGGCCGGTATCCGGAGCGGGAGTTCGTGATCCACACCCAATCGATCCATCTGGGGGGGAGCGTTCCGCCCATGAGTGAGAAAGCGAAGGTCCTGGTGATCGACGACGATCTGCTTCTGCGGGAGGTGCTGGCCCGTGCCTTGACCCAGGAAGGTTATGAGGTTTTGACCGCGGAGACCGGAAGGGAAGGCCTTCTCCTCTTCGATCAGCATAACCCCGACCTGGTGATCCTCGATGTGTTGCTCCCGGACCTCGACGGCTGGGAGGTCTGCCGACGGATCCGCCAGGTCTCCACAGTGCCCATCCTGTTCCTGACGGCCCTAGAGGGGATCCCGGAGCGGGTGCGGGGGCTGGTCCTGGGCGGCGATGATTATATCGTCAAGCCCTTCGCCGTCGAGGAGCTCCTGGCCCGGGCGGAGGCCATCCTGCGGCGGGTGCGCCAGGCGGCTCCGATCGAAGGGGCCTCCATCCGGCTGGGGGATGGCGCCCTAGTGATCGACCGGGAGCGGCGCCAGGTATGGTTCCAGGGACGCCTACTGGAGCTCTCCCCAATCGAATACACCCTCCTCCTTTATCTGGCGGAACGGGCCGGGCGGGTGGTCTCCATCAACGAACTGCTCACGGCCGTCTGGGGCGGACCCCAGGAGGGATCCATCCAGGCCCTTCGCTGGTATATCTGGAACCTTCGCCAGAAGATGGAGACCAACCCGCATCGCCCCCGCTGGATCCAGACGGTCCGTCGCTACGGCTACCGGCTGAACGGTTGACCCGGGCGAGGGAGATAGCCTGGAGCGGGCCGGATCGAGCGGAGCCCGCGGGAGGATGCATAGGGCTCTTCCCCCAGGCTTTCACGCCTCCAGCAGGGGGAGCAGGATCGGATGGACATCGCACCAGGGCTCCCCATCGCTGTATTCGAGGAGGCTCAAGTTGGCCAGGAACTCCCGGGTCCGCTCGTTGTTCACAAACGCCCGCGTGCGGTGATATCCCCGGAGCTCCCCGTAATCCTCCGGCCGCAACGTCCCTCGGTAATCGTTCTGCAGCTGGATCACCGCGCCCTGCATCTCGGAAAGCCCGACCCGATCCCGCCCCATCGCCAGGCCGTGGAGGATCGCGGACTGAAGCAGCTGGATGAGGGTCAGGGGAACCCCTCCGCTCATGCGGACGGCCAGGTCGACGGCTTCCGAGTCGATCAGATAGGGCTCCATCCGCCGCTCCACGATCTCCCGCATCACCCGGTAACCTTCCGGCCGCAGCTGACCGTGGCGGTCATAAACCATGACGTTGGGGATCAAGAAACGCTCGCTGAAATGACTGCGGATCTGCAGGAACTCCCGGGCGTAACGCAGGGTGATGGGGAAGGTGAACAGGATGTGGGCGCGCAGCTCCGCCAGCAGGGCTGCATGGTTTAAGAAGAGCCCCAGCGCCCGCTCGAAGGCGAGCTTGTCCAGATCCTCCACGATCACCAGCACCGGCCGGCGGGCGTTGGAGCGGATCTCCTCAATCAGGAGGTTGGTGCGGGAGACCAACTCGAAGAGCCGCAGCTCCGCCCGCTCCCGGACCATCCGGCGGGTGCTGCTCTCGGTTTTCACCCGCCCCTCCAGCTTCAGGGCCAGCAGGTTCAGCGCCGCCTCGGCCGAGGCCTCCCGGGAGGGGCGGACCATCTCCTCCTCGACGATCTCGTGGGTCAACCAGCGGTAGAGGTCCTCCAGCATCCCCACTCCGACCAGCCCCCGCTTGCGCCCCTTCAGGATCCGCTCATCGGTGGCCTGCTGGAGCAGCCGCAGGGCGATGGCCAGGATCAGGTCCACGTAGGTGAGATCCGTGAGGTTGAGGATCTCCAGCACGGAGAAATGGACGATGAAGAAGCGCCCTTTCAGGAGGCCGCTCAGGCGGTTGAGCTCGGTGCTCTTGCCGCTCCCCCGGTGGCCGGAGAACAGGACCTTCACCGGCTCATCCATTGCCTCCAGATAAGCCTTCAGCTCCAGGGTGGGGACGTCCGGCCGCTCAACGTAATAGGCGGCCAAGGCCCGCCCCGCCAGGGGAACCCGCGGGTCGAACAGGTTAAGCGCTTCCTTCAAAGTGCGCGCCCGCACCGCCATCCGCACCTCCGGGATCATATCTATTAGGAGCGGCTTTAGCCGCGAACCCCCCCCATCTCGAAGAACGAGGGTTTGGCGCGAAAGCTCCCTACGTAAGACAGGGTGTCAGGGCTCCTACAAAACCGTCTTTCGTAGGAGCGGCTTCAGCCGCGACCCTTGCGCCATCGAGAACCAGAGGTTCAGAGTTATCGAAGCGGCTTTCACTGCGAACCTTTGCGAAGTCGTTGTTCACGGCTGCGCCCCGGCGCCGGACAGAAAGATCTCGGTGCCGCAATAGGGGCAGCGGATCACGCCCTTGCCAGCCAGCTCCAGGGCGCCCCCGCAGCGAGGGCACTGGCCAGCGTCCCGCAGGGCAGCAGCCTCGGCGGAGTAGAGCACCCCCTCCGACCAGTTCACGTAACCGGAGAACAGGCCCATGTGCACCAAATCGTAGATCCACGCCCGCACCTGATCCCGGGTGGCCCGGAGCTCCAGGGCGATCTCGGGGAGCGAGACCTGCCCCCGGGCCTGGATCATGCCCAGCAGCCGGCGCTGCTTCTCTGCCGCCTCTGCCTCCTGTGCTTCCACAGCTCCCCGGCGCCACAGGTAAACCCCCAGGCCGATCAGCGGCGAGAAGATGACCAAGATCAGGAAAACCCCGATGCCGAGCCCGCCGGGCGTGAGGGCGCCCGTGGACCACTGGATCAGCAGAAACCCTGCGAAGGCCAGGATCAGAAACAACCCCGTCCCGCTCAGGATCCCTCCCAGCGTCTGCATCGTCCGCGGATGCATCCTCCGCCTCCTCATGAAGATCGCGCTTAGCCGAACCCACTGCGGCCGCCGCCGTCCCCGCCCCCGCCGAAGCTCCCCCCTCCGCTCCAGCGCCCTCCCCCACCCCGCTCCGATGGCGGACGGCTGACGAAGGTGTCAGCGGCGGTGTTCAGCATCGCCGTTAACCCCTCGGAGAACGCATTGAGGCTCCCGGTCAGCGAGGAGGCCAGATCATCGAGAGACGGCACACCTGGTCCCCCTTCCACAGGAAGCGGCGCCGCATGCCCCGGCACCCGTCCCGAAGCCCCAGGAGTCGTCGGCTGGATCCACGGGCGATACCAGGGAGGCGGCGGGAGGTCCGGGGCGATCTCCTGCCACTGGCGCAGGAAACGACGCTCCTTCCCGAAGGCGATGGCGTAGGGAAGATACTGCTCCAGCCGGGCAGAGGCCTCCTCCGGCGCCATCTTCCGGAGCGCCCGCAGACCCCGGGCGAATGCCCGCCACTGAGCCGCCCGCTCCGCCCCCTTCCGGGTCCGCCGGGGCATATGCGGGGCGATCAGCAACCAGGCCAGCGCAGTCCCTCCCAGCCCGACTGCGATGGCCCATATCCCCCACAGCCCCCGGGCGCTCTCCTGCGCGGCCAGGATCCCTGTCAGGACCGCCAGCCCGCCCGCCAGCACACCCGGGATCCGATAGGCGTCCCGCACGCGATCCGGACGGGCGGAGAACCACCCTGCCTGGACGACGGCCCGATAGAGGGCCGCTTCCAGCTCCGGGAGCCGCCGGAAGAACCGGTGCCGCAGATCCCGCAGGCGCCGCTCCGTGGATCCATCGAACAGCGCCTGCATCAGCAACCGCTCGAAGGGTTGCAGCGCCGCCTCCGATCCGGTCCGCCGCAGCCGGAAATCCCGGGCGAAGCCCTCCCGGATCTCCTCAATGGTCAACACCCCTCGACGAGCCAGATCCACCACCGTCGCCAGGATGTCCCGCAGATCCGCCCGCTCGTCCAGCAACACCCCCACCAGCCCCGGAGGATCCGGGAAGGGAGGCTCCGTCAGCAAATCCGGCCCGCTCCCGACGTAAGGATCCCGCCCCCATCGCGCCCAGACCCCTACGGCCAGCGCGGGCCCGGCCGCCAGCACGAACAGCCCGACCATGAGCAACGCCAGGTTATACAGCGGGAGTCGATCCTCCCAGACCTGCCACGCGGGGGGCTCCGGCGGGAGGATCCCATGGGGGAACTGAACCCGGACCTCGAAGGATTCGTCGGGGGCGAGGGGGCGCCGGGCCTGAAATCGAACCACCTGCCCGCCTTCCTCCGCGATCCCATCGGCCGGGCCGTAGGCGGCGATGCGCTGCGCGATCGCTCCTGGGGGCAGATACACAGTCACCGTGCTCTCACGGATCTCGTAAGCGTGCTCGGCCGGCAGCGGGTTCCACCAAAGCTGATCGCCCGCCGCGTAGCGCCGGATCGCCCCGCGAACCTGATACCGGAGATAGAACGTGCGGCGCGCGTTCGTGGTCGGCGGGAAGAACCAGCGGACGGTGACGGCCTCGACCCCTTCCTCCACGGTGTAGGTGAACGGTTCCCCGGTCGAGGCGCGGCGATAGGGATACCCCTCCTCCCCCATCTCCAAGATAGTGATCCCCTCGGTGCGTCGGAGGGGGATCTCCCGGAAGCCCCGACGGAACGTCCCGAGGAACCGGATGGCCTGACGTTCGACCACCTCCAGGGTCCCATCCGGCCGCACGTGGAGTTCGACGTCGAAGTGCTCCGCGACCAGAGAAGAGGACTGGGCACGGAGCCCAGGCACGGGCCCGAAGAGCCCCAGGAGCATGATCAGGATGCCGGACACCCATCGCAGGGGAACCCGCATGGACGCGCTCCTCGATTGCGGGAATCGGGGGAGCGTTTTCCTCGCCTCAAGCGCGCAATCGCCCCGGCCCATTTTACACGCATCGCCTCCGGGTCACCGCCCCGCCCCCGCTGCATCTAACATGGATGAGACTTCGAAGCGCAGAGAGGAGGTCGGATGCGATACCGGTGGTTCCTGGGGATCGGGCTGGCCGCGGTGATCGGCATCGCCTGGATCGGATGGAGCCGGAGCGGGGCGCTCGGGCTCCCCGTCCGGGAGGCGCCGCAGCCGGGCTACCGCGCGCCGGACTTCTCGCTCCCGACCCTGGGAGGGGAGACCCTGACCCTCTCCCGGTTGCGAGGGCGAGCGGTGGTGCTGAACTTCTGGGCCACCTGGTGCCCGCCGTGCCGGGCGGAGATGCCTGCCTTCCAGCGCCTCTACGCCCGTTACGCCGACCGCGGCCTGATCGTGATCGCCATCAACGCCACGTTCAGCGACGCCCCGGAGGCGGTGGCCGATTTCCGGCAACGCTACGGGCTGACCTTCCCCATCCTCCTGGATGCCTTCGGCGACGCGAACCGGAGCTACCGGGTCACCGCCCTTCCCACCACGTTCTTCATTGACCCGCAGGGGACGATCCGCGAGGTGGTGGTGGGTGGGCCGATGAGCGAGGCCGCTATCGAAGCCCGCGTACGGACGCTGCTTTCAGAGGGGGCGCGCTGATGCTCCCGGTCCTCCCCCTCGGCCCCCTGACGCTACCTACCCGACCCGCCCTCATCCTGATAGGGGTCTGGATCGGGCTGGCCCTGGCGGAGCGGGAGGGCCGGCGGCGAGGGATCGGCGCCGCGCCGGCCGCCGACGCCCTGGGCGGCCTGGTCATCGGATACCTGATCGCCCGCCTTGCGGCCTTGCTCCCTTATGGGATCCCCTCTCCGCTCGACCTGATCTACCTCCTCCGACCCACGGACCCCCTCCTGGCCCCGCTTCCCGGGCTCCTGGGGATGAGCGCCTGGATCGCCTGGCGGTGGCGCGTCCGTCGCGTCCCCTGGCGGACCGGGTTGGACACCCTGGCCCCTTTCGTTTTGGTTCTGGCCATCGCCTGGGCGCTGGGGGATTGGGCGGAGGGGTTGCGTTACGGGAAGGCCACGGCGTTTCCCCTCCTGGCCGCCCTGGGCGGCGGCGAGCGCCACCCGGTCCCCCTTTACGAGGCCGCGCTGGGGGCCCTCGCCTTGTTCCTGTGGGAACGCCTGCGGCGGCGACCCTGGGCCCCGGGCGGCGCGTTCCTCCTCGCCCTGACCCTTTACAGCGCCGTCCGCTGGTTCACAGAGGGGTTCGGGGCCGGCTCTCCGATCCTGCAAACCGTCGCCCTGGGCGGGATGTTGCTCGGCCTGTGGGGGCTTTCCGGCCTGACACAAGAGGGATCCGCCACCCCTTCATGAAGCGCTGTCTTCTTCCTTAAGAAAATCGTGGATGCGGTGCTTGAGGGCGTAGGCGGCCGCCTCCACCCGGTTGGAGACGCCCAGCTTGTCCAGGATGATGCTGACGTAGTTGCGCACCGTCTTCTCGGTGAGGAACAGCTCCTTGGCGATCTCCCGGTTGCTTTTCCCTTCCGCGATGCGGGCCAGGATCAGGCGCTCTCGTGGGGTGAGGTCCTTGAAGGCCTCCTCCCGGGTGGCCCGGGATCGCTGGCGGAACTGCTCCAGGACCTTGCGGGTGATGGTGGGATCCAGGATCGCCTCCCCCCGGGCCAGCGCCTCCAGGGCCTCGATCAGCTCCCGGCTCCCTGCCTGCTTGAGCACATAGCCGGAGGCCCCTGCCTCGATAGCCCGCACGATGAACTCCTCATCCGGGTAGGCGGTCAGGATCAGCACCCGAGTCTCCGGGAAACGCGCGGTGATCTCCCGGCACACCTCCACCCCATCCTGATCGGGCAGGCGGACATCCAGTATCACCAAGTCCGGGCGCAGGCGCTCCACCAGGCGCAGAGCCTGGGCCCCGCTCTCCGCCTCGCCCACCAGTTCGAACTCCGGCCGGTTCTGCAGCAGCAACCGCAGCCCCAGCCGGACCACCTCGTGATCATCCACGATCAGCAGGCGCAGGCGCTTCATCCAGACGTCGCCCCTTCTCCGCCATCGGCAGCTCCAGCCAGACCGTCGTCCCCTGTCCGGGCGCGCTCTCGATCCGCAGGACGCCACCCAGCAGCCGGGCCCGCTCCTGCATGGTGCGCAATCCCATCCCCACCGGGTGATCCGGGCGCATCCCGACGCCGTCGTCTCGCACGCCGATGCGCAGACGGTCGTCCTTCACCTGCGCCTCCAAGACGACCCGTCGGGCCCGCGCATGGCGGAGGACATTGCTGAAGGCCTCGCTCAGGATGGCCGCCAGATGGGCCGCCTGCTCCGGCTCCAGCAGCAGGTCCGGGATGTCCAGACGCACCTCAACATCCAGCATGCTCCGGAAACGAGGATCCCTCGCCATCTCCTCCAGCAACGTCCGCAAGTGGCCGGGCTGGCTCATCCCATGCAGGGTCGCGATGTAGAGACGCACGTCCTCGATGGCCCGGTTCAGCGCGAGCAGCATCTCCTCCAGAAGGGGGCCGACCTTGGGGTTCCAGCCGCAATGCTCCCGCACCGCCTCGACGAGCAGGCCGGCGGCGTAGATCTGCTGAAGGACCCGATCGTGGAGCTCCCGGCCGATCCGCTCCCGCTCCAGGGTGAGGATGTTCGCCCGCTCTACCTCCTCGATCCGCCGGTCGACCTCTACCTGAAACACCTCCAGCGCCCGCAGGAGGGCGATGAGGAGGATCAGGCCCAACAGGGAGCGCCAGACCGGCATGGGGATGCCGACGGTCTGGAACACTGTCATCTCGTTCAGGAGGTTGCCCGGGAAAAAAGGAACCACCGGCCCGAAGAGGCCCCCTGCGATCCCATAGCCGGCCATCGCCAGGCCGGCAACGCGCAGCGTGCGCAGGATGTGGGGAAGCTCCAGCGGGGCGATGTGGCGATGGGCGTGGAGGCGCAGCCCGTAAGCGGCGATCAGCCCCCCGGGCAGCCCCAAGCTGTAGCGAGCGGTGGCCCCCGCCACCCGATGCCACGCCTCGATCTCCGGGATCACCGTCAGGCCGACGTAGAAAGGCCCCAGCAACCAGATCAGGAACACCCCGGTGGGGACCCAGAACGCCCACCGCCACCGCGGAGGAAGCGGGCCCAGGGTGCTGATCCCGAACTGAAACAGACAGAGGAACGAAAGAGCGAGCAAAAAGACCTGGGCGATGTGCAATAACTGCACCAGGAAAGAGGGAAGATAAGTGGCTTGGATCGGGATAAATACATCGCCCCATTCATGCAAGCCATGGAGGACGCCGAAGAGGGCCAGCCAGGGCAGGGCCTGGGCCAGCCGCAGCCGGCTGTGCCGCAGGCTCTGGATGGCCAGGATCACCCCTGTGGTGAAGAAGACCTGGCCGTAGACCGAATAGACGATGATCCGATTGGTTTCGAAAAAAGCCTGAAGTGCCTCCCGCATGGGCCCGACCTCGGATGGGCGTGGCCTTCAGGTCCGGCCGGAGCGGATGGACCGGCGGAGCCAGCGGCGCATCAGGGCCCGGCGCACATACTTCCGATAGAGCAACCCGGTCAGGGCCTGGATGCGGCGGTGGAGCTCCCGGAACCGCCCGATGCGCTCGACGTCTGTGGCCAGATCGCCCACGAGGGGCGCATAGAGGGCGACGTCGTGGCGCACCTGAGCCCGCACCAGCCGCACGTAAAAGGCAAGGTCCCGACATGTGATGCCCATCGCCTCCAGATCCCGCACCACCCGCATCAGCGCCACGTCCTCCAGGCCGTAACGACGCTCCCCTCCGGACTCCCCGTCCGGGAGCAGGCCCATGGCCTCCATGCGACGGAGCTGGTCCAGGGAAATCCCCGCCCGTTGCGCGGCCTCCTCTGCGGTCAGAGAAGCCGACCCCTCCACGCCTTCTTCCCGGAACACCTCCAGAAGCGCCTCCAGGGCCTCCGGGCTCAGCGCCGGATCCTCCTGCAGGCGATCCAGCATCGCCCGCACCACCGGGAGGGGGAGCCGATGACGGGCCCGCAGATTCAGGATCAGGGCCAGCCGCTCCACGTCGCCGGGACAATACAGCCGGTGCCCGCCGTGGGTGCGGCGGGGCCGGATCAGACCCGCTTTCTCCCAATAACGGAGCTTGCTCGGCGTCACATCCGGGAAGCGGCATCGCAGATGCGCAACCACCTCCCCGATCGTCCACAGCCGCTCTGTCCGCTCCGCTTCCTTTCGCTCTTCCTCGTGACGCATCCCCTTTCGCTCCCTGTCCTATGGCCCTTCTCCCCGCTCACTCCACCGCACGGACCTCAATGGGTTCCGATATCTCTGGGGTCTCGGAAGCAGGCAGATCCGGAACCCCCCGCCCGATCAACAGGATCCCGATGGCCAGAACCAGGGCGAGGGCGGGAACCCGCCAGAAGGCGTTGAGCAAAACCTCCCCACCGGCGGCCAGCGCCGGACCCAATGCGGCACCCATCGCCGCCGCTCCCATGGACCCGCCGATGTTGCGGGCGAAGAGCAGCATGGCGGTGACCACACCGAGAACCTCCCGGGGCGCTTCCTCCTGCGCGCACACCAGGAGGGCCAGCATCACCGTCCCCATCCCCGCCCCGACGATCAGGCCGGCCAGGGCCAGGACCGGCAACGGGGCCCGCCACGCCAGCGCCCACAGGCCGAACCCCGCCATCATCGCGAGGGGACCCCAGCGGGCCATGGGCCGGGGCCCCCAGCGGGGCAGCCACCGCGCCGCCAGGACGCTGCTCACGGTCCAGCCTACGGTCATCGGGGAGAGGAGCAATCCGCCCACCGTGGCGCTCTGGCCACGGGCCACTTGCACGAAGAACGGGATGTAAGCGGTCATCCCGAAGAAGGCCATGCCGCCGAGCAGATTGCCCAGGAATCCCCGGAAGGCGAAAGGCCGCCGCAGCGCCGGGAAAGGAAGCAGCGGCAATTCCTGACTCCGCTCCACGAAGACGAAAAGGATCAGGGACAGCGCCGCCACGATCAGCGCGCCCGGGGATTCGAGCTCCAGGCCGTAGATCAGCGCCCCGGCCCCCAAGGTGAACAGAGCGGCCCCGCTCAGATCGATCCGCGGGGCTTCATGGCCGACCCTTTCCGGCACGCCACGGCCCACCAGCAGCAGAGCTGCGATCCCAAAAGGCAGGTTCAGGTAGAACACCCAGCGCCATGAGAAGTGATCCACGATCAGTCCCCCGATCAGGGGACCGACCAGGGCCGAGAACCCCCACACGCCGCTGATCCAGCCCTGCACCCGCGCCCGCTCCCGCAGGGGATACAGCTCCCCCACCAGGGTGAAGGTGAGGGTTTGCAGACCCCCTCCCCCCAGGCCTTGCAAGGTGCGGGTGGCGATCAGCATCCCCATCGAACGGGCCGCCCCGCTCAGGG from Thermoflexus hugenholtzii JAD2 harbors:
- a CDS encoding rhomboid family intramembrane serine protease translates to MIPISDSPRSRTIPIVNWTLILVNVLVFLLELSMPPRALDRFLFAWGAVPVRVWGALLGQADPFWLVTLITSQFLHGGWAHILGNMLYLWVFGDNVEDRMGHLRYLVFYLLCGVIAGLIQTLVLFGSRVPLIGASGAIAGVLGAYLVLYPGARVTVLAPYFFFGLGFFEVPAALLLVMWFLLQFINGMAAITTASPSVGGIGWWAHIGGFVAGYLLVRLFARPQRPRPMLPYDFYDPYRW
- a CDS encoding 3-isopropylmalate dehydratase small subunit, with amino-acid sequence MRLRGRVWKYGDHVNTDVIFPGKYTYTITDPAEMARHALEDLDPRFAREVRPGDIIVAGRNWGCGSSREQAVVALKAAGVRAIVAKSFARIYFRNAVNHGLLPIVCPEAVEAIEPGEEIEIDLEAHCIRCRAGSFPFPPLSPTIREILEAGGLLPMLCRRLGLPFPPENIGGAGGD
- a CDS encoding sensor histidine kinase — protein: MREALQAFFETNRIIVYSVYGQVFFTTGVILAIQSLRHSRLRLAQALPWLALFGVLHGLHEWGDVFIPIQATYLPSFLVQLLHIAQVFLLALSFLCLFQFGISTLGPLPPRWRWAFWVPTGVFLIWLLGPFYVGLTVIPEIEAWHRVAGATARYSLGLPGGLIAAYGLRLHAHRHIAPLELPHILRTLRVAGLAMAGYGIAGGLFGPVVPFFPGNLLNEMTVFQTVGIPMPVWRSLLGLILLIALLRALEVFQVEVDRRIEEVERANILTLERERIGRELHDRVLQQIYAAGLLVEAVREHCGWNPKVGPLLEEMLLALNRAIEDVRLYIATLHGMSQPGHLRTLLEEMARDPRFRSMLDVEVRLDIPDLLLEPEQAAHLAAILSEAFSNVLRHARARRVVLEAQVKDDRLRIGVRDDGVGMRPDHPVGMGLRTMQERARLLGGVLRIESAPGQGTTVWLELPMAEKGRRLDEAPAPADRG
- a CDS encoding prolipoprotein diacylglyceryl transferase family protein, which encodes MLPVLPLGPLTLPTRPALILIGVWIGLALAEREGRRRGIGAAPAADALGGLVIGYLIARLAALLPYGIPSPLDLIYLLRPTDPLLAPLPGLLGMSAWIAWRWRVRRVPWRTGLDTLAPFVLVLAIAWALGDWAEGLRYGKATAFPLLAALGGGERHPVPLYEAALGALALFLWERLRRRPWAPGGAFLLALTLYSAVRWFTEGFGAGSPILQTVALGGMLLGLWGLSGLTQEGSATPS
- a CDS encoding peroxiredoxin family protein: MRYRWFLGIGLAAVIGIAWIGWSRSGALGLPVREAPQPGYRAPDFSLPTLGGETLTLSRLRGRAVVLNFWATWCPPCRAEMPAFQRLYARYADRGLIVIAINATFSDAPEAVADFRQRYGLTFPILLDAFGDANRSYRVTALPTTFFIDPQGTIREVVVGGPMSEAAIEARVRTLLSEGAR
- a CDS encoding response regulator: MKRLRLLIVDDHEVVRLGLRLLLQNRPEFELVGEAESGAQALRLVERLRPDLVILDVRLPDQDGVEVCREITARFPETRVLILTAYPDEEFIVRAIEAGASGYVLKQAGSRELIEALEALARGEAILDPTITRKVLEQFRQRSRATREEAFKDLTPRERLILARIAEGKSNREIAKELFLTEKTVRNYVSIILDKLGVSNRVEAAAYALKHRIHDFLKEEDSAS
- a CDS encoding response regulator transcription factor, which gives rise to MEDRGRYPEREFVIHTQSIHLGGSVPPMSEKAKVLVIDDDLLLREVLARALTQEGYEVLTAETGREGLLLFDQHNPDLVILDVLLPDLDGWEVCRRIRQVSTVPILFLTALEGIPERVRGLVLGGDDYIVKPFAVEELLARAEAILRRVRQAAPIEGASIRLGDGALVIDRERRQVWFQGRLLELSPIEYTLLLYLAERAGRVVSINELLTAVWGGPQEGSIQALRWYIWNLRQKMETNPHRPRWIQTVRRYGYRLNG
- a CDS encoding DUF4058 family protein; this encodes MEALVEPEIRDAYLEIRDARTHQVVTAIEVLSPANKVKGSRGQQAMQEKRRLLLQGGANWLEIDLLRAGSRPEPLAGRSDYVVALYRPQHPGLLVWFIDLRDPLPVVAVPLRPPFPDAPLDLQKALDEVYERARYAEQIDYTGPIPPLPLPPADAQWAQDQVRRWLAQRATHPGPPAP
- a CDS encoding DUF2207 domain-containing protein, whose amino-acid sequence is MRVPLRWVSGILIMLLGLFGPVPGLRAQSSSLVAEHFDVELHVRPDGTLEVVERQAIRFLGTFRRGFREIPLRRTEGITILEMGEEGYPYRRASTGEPFTYTVEEGVEAVTVRWFFPPTTNARRTFYLRYQVRGAIRRYAAGDQLWWNPLPAEHAYEIRESTVTVYLPPGAIAQRIAAYGPADGIAEEGGQVVRFQARRPLAPDESFEVRVQFPHGILPPEPPAWQVWEDRLPLYNLALLMVGLFVLAAGPALAVGVWARWGRDPYVGSGPDLLTEPPFPDPPGLVGVLLDERADLRDILATVVDLARRGVLTIEEIREGFARDFRLRRTGSEAALQPFERLLMQALFDGSTERRLRDLRHRFFRRLPELEAALYRAVVQAGWFSARPDRVRDAYRIPGVLAGGLAVLTGILAAQESARGLWGIWAIAVGLGGTALAWLLIAPHMPRRTRKGAERAAQWRAFARGLRALRKMAPEEASARLEQYLPYAIAFGKERRFLRQWQEIAPDLPPPPWYRPWIQPTTPGASGRVPGHAAPLPVEGGPGVPSLDDLASSLTGSLNAFSEGLTAMLNTAADTFVSRPPSERGGGGRWSGGGSFGGGGDGGGRSGFG